The window tcccacctcagctgtagatctctgcagttcatccagagtgatcatgggcctctggctgcatctctgatccgTCTTCTCcttatgagctgaaagtttagagggacggccaggtcttggtaggtttgcagtggtctgatactccttccatttcaatattatcgcttgcacagtgctcctgggatgtttaaagcttgggaaatctttttgtatccaaatccggctttaaacttcttcacaacagtatctcggacctgcctggtgtgttccttgttcttcatgatgctctctgcgcttttaacggacctctgagactatcacagtgtaggtgcatttatacgggagacttgattacacacaggtggattgtatttatcattatTAGTCATTTAGCTCAACATTGACTGTctgagatcctcactgaacttctggagagtttgctgcactgattTGTAGTAAAGGGGCTGAAGACTTGCACggcaatttttcagtttttgatttgttaaaaaagtttgaaatatccaataaatgtcattccacttcatgattgtgtcccacttgttgttgattcttcacaaaaaaatacagttttaaatatttatgtttgaagcctgaaatgtggcaaaaggttgcaaagttcaagggggccgaatactttcgcaaggcactgtagattttAGGGTAAGGTACTATACCATAATAACAAAATGGGTAATTTTTTATCTTAAATTATTTGAACATTTAAATAATTTAATCGTGTCATTATCCTTTGTAACAGATCAACCCCAAGCTGTCCTGAGTGTCTCTCCTCAGTGGCTGGACCCTGGAGACTCGGTTACTCTGAGCTGTTGGGTTAAAGAGTCATCTGCAAGCTGGAGGTTCTTCTGGTACCGAACTGTTCCCTACACAGCTGGGTTACTCTCCCTGTCAGATAGGTCCTACTCTGTAGAGCCTCTATCTGGCAATGGGACTAGTGAAGCCTCCTACACTCTGATCCCTACTGGTCCTAGTCACACAGGAGGATATGTGTGTAGAGCTGGAAGAGGAGACCCAGTTTATGACACACTCTACAGTGAACCTCAGTTTCTCTGGTCAGGAGGTAACTAACCGCATTGTAACTGCATTTAATCACACTTAAGTCCACCTCATGtgtatatataactataatttGACTCTGTCCCTCTTTGTTTCAGAGCCGCAACCTTCAGTGTCTCTCAAAATGAGACCTAACAGAACTCAACACTTTACNNNNNNNNNNNNNNNNNNNNNNNNNNNNNNNNNNNNNNNNNNNNNNNNNNNNNNNNNNNNNNNNNNNNNNNNNNNNNNNNNNNNNNNNNNNNNNNNNNNNTGAATACATGCGCTAACTGATTGTGCTAGAGAGACTTTTCGTGGTATTGACCCTCAGCAGGCCAAGTTTTTCAGCACTATTATTGcttcggggtagaagctgttaaggagcccttTGGTCCTAGACTTCGCGCTCTGGTACCGCTCTCCTTGCGGGAGCAGAGAagacagtctatgacttggatgactggagtctctgacaattttatgggctttactctgacaccgcctattatataggtcctgggtggcaggaagcttggtcccagtgatgtacgcTCTGTAACACCTTcctgtcagatgccgagcagttgccatactaggcggtgatgtaaccggtcaggatgctctcgatggtgcagctgtagaaccttttgaggttctggggacccatgccaaatcttttcagtctcctgaggaggaaatggttctgttgtgccttcttcacaactgtcttagtgtgtttggaccatgatatttcgttggtgatgtggacaccaaggaacttgaaactctcaacccgcttcaCTACAGCCCCTGTCAATGTGAATGGGGTCCTGTTCAGCTCGCCTTtgtctgtagtccatgatcagctcctttgtcttgctcccatcgagggagaggttgttgttctggcaccacactgccagttctctgatctcctccctataggctgtctcatcgttgttggtgatcaggtctaccacagttgtgtcgtcagaaaacataatgatggtgtgGGAGTCGTGTTGGGGCACGCAGTCGTGGCCAAACAAGAAGTGCTTAAGTTGATTAACAAAAACTACACAAGTGAACTTAACTACATGACCAATTGCTAaaaaaaacagcaagcaataaATAATGACAACAGCGATTACTTACAGTACTAACAAGATCCCCACCCTACATGATGACAAGACTACTGAGCTCCATAAGTATTGGGACAGTGGCCCCTTTTTGTACATTTTTTGGCTCTGcgctccagcactttggatttgaaatgatgcaATGCTACCATGATCACGGATAGCcttgaatgaatcgtgaataacaATGAATGAGAGTTACAGACGCACTAATACCAttcccccaagacatgctaaccttacaataacaggggagggtAGCTTTTTTGTGGGGTATGATATTGATGCCTATaaaactttctcactcatcataaTTTATTCAGGATGATCCGTAATCAAGGTAGCATCCATATTAATgcagtgtttagaaacatattctatacTCATTTCCAATAAAAGTGACAAATGCATCCAGCAAGTTTGTAGactcacaagcttgatgtaatcattgcgtgctaggactACGGGagcaaatactaaacttttgactactttaaataCATACGTGAATTTTTCCCAGTAcatttggtcccctaaaatggggagaCAATGTACAAAAAGTACTGTACTTTCTAAACAGTTCActcgatatggatgaaaataccctcaaattaaagttaAGTCTGCACGTCAGtccattgtatcatttcaaatcacAAATGCTGGAGTAGAGCCAAAGCAACAACACAAATGTTCACTATCcgaatacttttggagctcactgaaGTTTGTCATTTAGCATAAACACTCAAGGAATAAAATGATataaaacagagtttatttataGAAGAAATACAGTTACATTGCACATTAGCATAGCACTTCAACCAGACACTGGCTCTCCGACAGGCGGATCAGGTCACAGACCTGTTGGACGTTGgttcaaacatttatttttaaaatgcCTGTGCTGTTGCAACATTCCATTGCTACTGTGACAAACTCTTCTGCAGGGTGATGCCAAGCATCAAGTTTGTTTGCAATCAATCATCTAACAATAACCCATGTAATGAAATTCATCTGTGACATTTGTGAAATATGCCCCTGGTGGTACAGTTCTAGCCACATTGTATCATTTTTTTGGTTTGTACCTGTTTTGTATCAGCCCAACTGAAGCCCATGTGATACAATAAAGACAAAGAATGGTCTTTTcatttgctttaaaaaaaatgatttcacctttatttaaccagtaaagctagctgagaacaagttctcatttacaactgcgacctggccaagataaagcaaagcgacacaaacacagagttacacatgggataatcAAGCGTATAGTCAATTACACAATAGAAAAGAAAAgtctatatagtgtgtgcaaatggcgtgaggtggtaaagcaataaataggccatagtagcgtagtaaatacaatttagcaaataaacactggagtgatagatgagcagatgatgatgtgcaagtagaaatattggtgtgcaaaagagcagaaaggtaAATAAAACCAataaggggatgaggtaggtagttggttgggctatttacagatgggctatgtacagctacAGCGATCGgtcagctgctcagatagctgatgtttaaagttagtgagggaaacataagtctccagcttcagcgatttttgcaattcgttccagtcattggcagcagagaactggaaggaaaggaggccaaagtaggtgttggctttggggatgaccattgagatatacctgctggagcgcgtgctacgggtgggtattgttatcgtgaccagtgagctgagataagctggagctttacctagcataggcgtatagatgacctggagccagtgggtctggcaacaaatatgtagcgagggccagccaactagagcacacaggtcgcagtggtgggtggtataaagggctttggtgacaaaacggatggcactatgcaaactggatgcagtctgagTAGAGTgatggaagctattttgtaaaggacatcgccgaagtcgaggcaGCATGAGTGAACGAGGCTTTTTTGcgaataggaagccgattctatatTCAatattggattggagatgtttaatatgagtctggaaggagagtttacagtctagccagactgtAGTTTGTAGTTGTCCAAATTTTGGTAGTTGTCCGAACTtggtctgagaagtagttggtgaaccaggcgaggcagtcatttgagaaaccaaggatgttgagtctgctgataagaatgtggtgattgtgattgacagagtcaaaatcATTGGCCagatcgatgaagacggctgcacagtactgtcttttatcaatggcggttatgatatcgctTAGTACCGTGAGCGTGGCTGAGGCGCACCTGTGACCgcctcggaaaccagattgcacagcggagaaggtatggtgggattcgaaatggtcagtgatctgtttattaacttggttttcgaagactttagaaaggcagggcaggatggatataggtctataacagtttgggtctagagtgtcaccccctttgaagagatgCTTGTTGAAGATAAAGGCAACGCAGAAATACTTTCACAACTGAAAGAATTATACACAGTAGTTTTtgttccacctccctctccttcccttccaatctctccccctcctccctcacacacTGACAAAAACCAGGCGTGCAGAGTAAGCCAGATCTGCCAGGTAGAGCAGGAAGTTGAGAGCGGTGAGAACTGCAACCATCAACAGTGTTGGCTGCTGCCGGGTTTGGATGTGGCTGTAACTCTTGTCAAACTGGAACACGGGCCAGATGATGGTGGCGGTCAGGTACATGACAACAGCCAGCAGGCCATAGGCTGACAGGAAGCGTGCGAAGGGGAACGGGAGAAAGCCGGTACACTCCCCGACACACAGCACCACCACGGCTGCCGAGAGGATGAAACAGACACAGTAGACCGCCATGCACCACTTGAGCGCTGCGTGATGATCGTACGACACCGGGTCGCTGACCAGCATGAAGATGATGCAGGCCACGAAGGTCTGGCACACCTTGAGCAGGCCTGGAGACGTGGCCATGTAGCCCACCACCTCGCCCGGCTGCGCCCGCGTCAGGGTCACCTCCCACAGGTAGGCCACGGTGGCCAGGCAGGAGAAGACGGTGGAGGCGATGCGTCTGTCCCGGGCCTCCCCGTGGTTCTGCTGGCCCTTGAGGAAGTAGACAGGGAAGATGACAGAGGCGGAGAAGCAGAGCAGGGTGGCGTAGCAGGCCATGGTGATGGGAAAGTTTTTCCAGGAGACAGGGGCTCGGGCCTGGAGGCCAAAGTGCTCCACCAGCAGTACCAGCAGGGTCATGGAGAAGCTGAAGGCccaacagaacacacaccagtctgCTAACCCATGGGAGAGAGAGGCCTCACGGGCCACCACACTGAAGGCCACGCAGGAGAACAACTGTGCAGCCACACGTACCCACAGCAGCTGGGAGGTCGGCAGCACAATCAATGGCATGGTGGGAGGTGTTATACTGTCAAGTTATACAGGGGAGTGGGGAATATGTACTGTAATATAGCTGAACACCGTAATAGTTCTTGTTCTGGCCCTTCCTCAGATACAATTAACAGACTCTGAACTTGTCCTGTTCTCATCCAGGGTTCTGCAAGGAGATAAAGAAACAAAGCAAGATTTAGGGGCCAGGCAAATCACAGAACATCCCAATTTAGAATTACAGTATaacacaaaagtgagtacacccttcacatttttgtaaatatttgagtatatcttttcatgtgacaacactgaagaaatgacactttgctacaatgtaaagtagttagtgtacagcttgtataacagtgtaaagttgctgtcccctcaaaataactcaacacgcAGCCATTAATgcctaaaccgctggcaacaaaagtgagtacacccctaagtgaaaatgtccaaggatgtccctccctccccagagAGATGCCTGATTACATGCTCTCCTAGCTTAAGTACACACATTACATCAACATGGCTTGACTCGCAGTTCTAAGTTTAAATGCATGAGAGAATTGTATTCACTGTGACAATACGTGCTAACAAATTGAAAGAAATACGTATTTTTGTACGTATGGGAAATTTCAGGGACTttttatttcaggtcatgaaacatggaaccaacactttacatgtagtgattatatttttattcagtataatTTAAAGATCCATATTAAGTATTGGATCTTTAAAATACAGCTTTTTCATGATCCTGCAGTTTACCTATACAATGTCTGATGGTGAAGTacacaaaatatataaatgagcTCTCCACAATTAATTTCAATATTAAACTAATAAAAATAGTCAAGCTCCTGCAACCATGGAAaagtaaatacctgtctatttacgGAAAAAAAATGACactgattaactccttagtcatatcttAGTTTACTTTACTTAACTTACTTATGACcttaatgttgttatggtctaatgttgttatggtctaatgttgttatggtctaatgttgttatggtctaatggtctaatattgttatggtctaatgttgttatgttctaatgttgttatggtctaatggtctaatgttgttatggtctaatggtctaatgttctaatggtctaatgttgttatgttctaatgttgttatgttctaatgttgttatgttctaatgttgttatggtctaatggtctaatgttgttatggtctaatgttgttatgatctaatggtctaatggtctaatgttgttatggtctaatgttgttatgttctaatgttgttatgttctaatgttgttatggtctaatggtctaatgttgttatggtctaatggt of the Oncorhynchus gorbuscha isolate QuinsamMale2020 ecotype Even-year linkage group LG25, OgorEven_v1.0, whole genome shotgun sequence genome contains:
- the LOC124014134 gene encoding myeloid-associated differentiation marker homolog, with the protein product MPLIVLPTSQLLWVRVAAQLFSCVAFSVVAREASLSHGLADWCVFCWAFSFSMTLLVLLVEHFGLQARAPVSWKNFPITMACYATLLCFSASVIFPVYFLKGQQNHGEARDRRIASTVFSCLATVAYLWEVTLTRAQPGEVVGYMATSPGLLKVCQTFVACIIFMLVSDPVSYDHHAALKWCMAVYCVCFILSAAVVVLCVGECTGFLPFPFARFLSAYGLLAVVMYLTATIIWPVFQFDKSYSHIQTRQQPTLLMVAVLTALNFLLYLADLAYSARLVFVSV